One window of Streptomyces sp. NBC_00273 genomic DNA carries:
- a CDS encoding alpha/beta fold hydrolase, protein MAAVVLVHGLYHRPEHFAEVAERLRASGTEVAVPELHRGSLLADTAAVQAAVDALREPAILLGHSYGGSVITGVSGAGHLVYLAAFVPDAGESAAGLGGASSLLQEAIRPGPDGSTRLCPDLAAAALYGDCPPPLAARAVDLLRTQAPGCGRGVPERQGWKDTPSTYVVCARDRAVDPGLQRRMASRCTDVREWRTGHSPFVGRPRLVVGLLQELLASAFWRGERI, encoded by the coding sequence ATGGCCGCTGTGGTGCTCGTTCACGGCCTGTATCACCGTCCTGAGCACTTTGCCGAAGTGGCAGAGCGTTTGCGGGCTTCCGGAACCGAGGTTGCGGTTCCCGAGCTCCACCGGGGTTCGTTGCTCGCCGATACCGCCGCTGTGCAGGCCGCCGTCGACGCGCTGCGGGAGCCCGCGATCCTGCTCGGCCACTCCTACGGCGGTTCGGTGATCACCGGGGTGAGCGGAGCAGGGCACCTGGTGTACCTCGCGGCCTTCGTGCCGGATGCCGGTGAGAGCGCGGCCGGTCTGGGTGGGGCGTCCTCGCTGCTCCAGGAGGCGATCCGGCCCGGGCCCGACGGCTCGACCCGTCTGTGCCCCGATCTGGCTGCCGCCGCCCTCTACGGCGACTGTCCCCCACCGCTCGCCGCCCGGGCGGTCGACCTCCTGCGGACCCAAGCCCCCGGCTGCGGGCGAGGGGTTCCGGAGCGCCAGGGCTGGAAGGACACCCCCTCCACCTACGTGGTCTGCGCACGGGACCGGGCCGTCGACCCGGGCCTCCAGCGGAGGATGGCCTCGCGCTGCACCGACGTGCGCGAGTGGCGGACCGGCCACTCGCCGTTCGTGGGACGGCCCCGGCTCGTCGTCGGACTCCTCCAGGAGCTGCTCGCATCCGCTTTCTGGCGCGGTGAGCGCATTTGA
- a CDS encoding GNAT family N-acetyltransferase, which produces MTDLVIRALDESDAQLFDAHPDPLNARAAHERTTHRPDWKRVALRDGTVVARGAWWGGADDTEPVNVNWFDVAEGEVEAGAELLRSAPWQVELEINLPGDWRDHPDLTAATETRFAAARAAGYELLVERFLYRWTPERGLPERPGRLVFGAEPDDAVFFDALRRIHAATLDAHALKAIAEGGLDQAAQEELDFFHWCPSPREWWQVARTPDGDLAGIHIPAHNPSGPTIGFIGVLPEHRGRGYAYDLLAECTHFLVEHGAEAVTGATDRGNFPMAANFAKAGFPVVRERVNFHPAAPSAS; this is translated from the coding sequence ATGACCGATCTGGTCATCCGCGCGCTCGACGAGAGCGACGCCCAGCTGTTCGACGCACACCCCGATCCACTGAACGCCCGCGCCGCCCACGAGCGCACCACGCACCGCCCCGACTGGAAGCGGGTGGCCCTGCGCGACGGTACGGTCGTCGCCCGTGGCGCCTGGTGGGGCGGCGCCGATGACACGGAACCCGTCAACGTCAACTGGTTCGACGTCGCCGAGGGCGAGGTGGAGGCGGGAGCCGAACTCCTGCGCTCCGCCCCCTGGCAGGTCGAGCTCGAAATCAACCTCCCCGGCGACTGGCGCGACCACCCCGACCTGACCGCCGCCACCGAGACGCGCTTCGCCGCGGCCCGGGCCGCCGGCTACGAGCTCCTGGTGGAACGCTTCCTCTACCGCTGGACCCCGGAGCGCGGACTCCCCGAACGGCCCGGCCGCCTCGTCTTCGGCGCCGAACCCGACGACGCGGTCTTCTTCGACGCGCTGCGCCGCATCCACGCGGCCACCCTGGACGCCCACGCGCTGAAGGCCATTGCGGAGGGCGGCCTCGACCAGGCTGCGCAGGAGGAGCTCGACTTCTTCCACTGGTGCCCGTCCCCGCGGGAGTGGTGGCAGGTCGCCCGCACGCCTGACGGCGACCTGGCCGGCATCCACATCCCGGCACACAACCCCTCCGGGCCGACCATCGGCTTCATCGGCGTCCTCCCGGAACACCGCGGCCGCGGCTACGCCTACGACCTCCTCGCGGAGTGCACCCACTTCCTGGTGGAGCACGGCGCCGAGGCCGTGACCGGAGCCACGGACCGGGGCAACTTCCCCATGGCGGCCAACTTCGCCAAGGCCGGCTTCCCCGTGGTCCGCGAGCGCGTCAACTTCCACCCCGCCGCCCCGTCCGCTTCGTAG
- a CDS encoding LodA/GoxA family CTQ-dependent oxidase, whose protein sequence is MAESPEVSDSPAQPPPRDCVNEPVAGIVAEFVGERMGDRVAQGQDPLLRPVFAKFHGAARGVLTVAPDLPPELRTGFLEAAAHQGGLTAWVRISSDTQPERPDLRRTVGWGIKLFGVPGPKLLQDDARADTQDLVLQNHDVFFVDTARDMCEFQLDPAAYQQQHPLTRQILTDMRKPVESTLTSTYWGVLPYSFGPDRHVKYKLVPAGCADGDPGATPPDEDPSFLRGDLRHRLAAGPAAFDLLLQFRTHPDRMPLDRATVRWEEGESTPVKVARLTLHQQDTTARGQEEYGDNLAFNPWHSLSEHRPVGSIAEARGVVYHAAAARRRDANGIPAAEPGPARPAATEPHGRDTRIVRAAVHPAIGVARVGDSAEGFFLAPELDGAPPPATGTYKDASGALKRQAVRFRVYGYNAAGEAVAELTADNADLRWTVEVANKKAAWYQFQLALDIPEAAQAPATTLRNLTTVPAGERHRLAITPGRRSIRGRDRAGKPEYAFDSGTFLGHPVYLGELRTDGAGRLLFLGGRGVSASYPAAQATHFANNDGWHDDTCDGPVTAQVRIDGRDVPVDPAWVVVAPPNFAPELKSVRTMYDLMCDTFVAAGMLVPPERVSFTHDVLPVLRRLCELQWVNRGIAALFGHGGREHFLAPERLAELAGHGTRRDELRRQIWAMMRDPDRDGLSPVPWPPIYGDSMSVRPVSARQHLALSPLQYDMLARWAAGDFDADYDPGATPPTLLDGLPLAQRPAALDRAALSYCLADAFHPGCELTWPMRHATLYSAPFRVRHRDPSRPETDYGSTLTPQTALAVDGPVYAQEPGGLTRWMAVPWQTDTARCRSGYYLGFGPRYDPYLPTFWPARVPNHVLTEENYRTAIDPAAAPEDRRTAFEDRAVWDRWLPSDRIAQMNAMVKDFGKLGIVARRANPATGSGSGDGSGADSNSPSSDVVSLPATMLVESEVSFHPEHAPPPLRNLVCLHVPEAADPAVREEAVAAAIAAAGRPDGEVLAGYFEKVARFPETP, encoded by the coding sequence ATGGCGGAGAGCCCCGAGGTGTCCGACAGCCCCGCGCAGCCACCTCCGCGCGACTGCGTCAACGAGCCGGTCGCCGGGATCGTGGCCGAGTTCGTGGGCGAGCGGATGGGGGACCGCGTCGCCCAGGGGCAGGACCCCCTCCTGCGCCCGGTCTTCGCCAAGTTCCACGGTGCGGCCCGCGGCGTGCTGACGGTCGCCCCCGATCTGCCGCCCGAGCTCCGCACCGGTTTCCTCGAAGCCGCGGCGCACCAGGGCGGGCTGACCGCCTGGGTGCGCATCTCCAGCGACACCCAACCGGAGCGGCCGGATCTGCGCAGGACCGTCGGGTGGGGCATCAAGCTGTTCGGCGTGCCGGGGCCGAAGCTGCTGCAGGACGACGCCCGGGCCGACACCCAGGATCTCGTGCTGCAGAACCACGACGTCTTCTTCGTCGACACGGCCCGGGACATGTGCGAGTTCCAGCTGGACCCGGCGGCGTACCAGCAGCAACACCCCCTCACCCGGCAGATCCTCACGGACATGCGCAAGCCCGTCGAGAGCACGCTCACGTCGACGTACTGGGGCGTGTTGCCGTACTCGTTCGGGCCGGACCGGCACGTGAAGTACAAGCTCGTCCCGGCCGGCTGCGCGGACGGTGACCCCGGGGCGACGCCGCCGGACGAGGACCCCTCCTTCCTGCGCGGGGACCTGCGCCACCGCCTGGCCGCCGGCCCGGCCGCCTTCGACCTGCTGCTCCAGTTCCGAACGCACCCGGACCGGATGCCGCTGGACCGGGCCACCGTGCGCTGGGAGGAGGGCGAGAGCACGCCCGTGAAGGTGGCGAGGCTGACTCTGCACCAGCAGGACACGACCGCGCGGGGGCAGGAGGAGTACGGGGACAACCTCGCCTTCAACCCCTGGCACAGCCTGTCCGAGCACCGGCCCGTCGGCAGCATCGCGGAGGCCCGCGGGGTCGTCTACCACGCGGCGGCGGCCCGGCGGCGCGACGCCAACGGCATTCCGGCCGCGGAACCCGGTCCCGCGCGGCCGGCGGCCACCGAACCGCACGGACGCGACACCCGGATCGTACGGGCCGCCGTGCACCCGGCGATCGGGGTGGCCCGGGTCGGCGACAGCGCGGAGGGGTTCTTCCTCGCGCCGGAGCTCGACGGCGCTCCCCCACCGGCCACCGGCACGTACAAGGACGCGAGCGGTGCGCTCAAGCGGCAGGCCGTCCGGTTCCGGGTGTACGGCTACAACGCCGCCGGTGAGGCGGTGGCCGAGCTGACGGCGGACAACGCCGACCTGCGCTGGACCGTGGAGGTGGCCAACAAGAAGGCCGCCTGGTACCAGTTCCAGCTGGCCCTGGACATCCCCGAGGCGGCACAGGCCCCCGCGACCACGCTGCGCAACCTCACCACGGTGCCCGCCGGGGAGCGCCACCGGCTGGCCATCACCCCCGGGCGCCGCTCGATCCGGGGCCGCGACCGTGCGGGGAAGCCCGAGTACGCCTTCGACTCGGGCACCTTCCTGGGGCATCCCGTCTACCTGGGCGAGCTGCGCACCGATGGCGCCGGCCGCCTGCTCTTCCTCGGCGGACGCGGGGTGTCCGCCTCGTACCCGGCCGCCCAGGCGACACACTTCGCCAACAACGACGGCTGGCACGACGACACCTGCGACGGCCCGGTCACCGCGCAGGTCCGCATCGACGGCAGGGACGTCCCGGTCGATCCGGCCTGGGTGGTGGTCGCTCCCCCGAACTTCGCGCCGGAGCTGAAGTCGGTGCGCACGATGTACGACCTGATGTGCGACACCTTCGTGGCCGCGGGCATGCTGGTACCCCCGGAGCGGGTCTCGTTCACCCACGACGTGCTGCCGGTGCTGCGCCGCCTGTGCGAGCTGCAGTGGGTCAACCGCGGCATCGCGGCCCTCTTCGGTCATGGTGGGCGCGAGCACTTCCTGGCCCCCGAGCGACTGGCGGAGCTGGCCGGCCACGGCACCCGGCGCGACGAACTGCGCCGGCAGATCTGGGCGATGATGCGGGATCCCGACCGCGACGGGCTCTCCCCCGTGCCCTGGCCACCGATCTACGGCGACTCGATGAGCGTACGACCGGTCTCCGCGCGGCAGCACCTGGCGCTCTCCCCGCTGCAGTACGACATGCTGGCCCGCTGGGCCGCCGGGGACTTCGACGCCGACTACGATCCCGGGGCCACGCCGCCCACGTTGCTCGACGGCCTACCGCTCGCCCAGCGCCCGGCGGCCCTCGACCGGGCCGCCCTGTCGTACTGCCTGGCCGACGCCTTCCACCCCGGCTGTGAGCTCACCTGGCCGATGCGTCACGCCACCTTGTACTCCGCGCCCTTCCGCGTGCGCCACCGCGACCCCTCCCGGCCCGAAACCGACTACGGCTCCACGCTCACCCCGCAGACGGCGCTCGCCGTCGACGGTCCGGTGTACGCCCAGGAGCCGGGCGGTCTGACCCGCTGGATGGCCGTCCCCTGGCAGACCGACACCGCCCGCTGCCGCTCCGGGTACTACCTGGGCTTCGGGCCGCGGTACGACCCGTACCTGCCCACCTTCTGGCCGGCACGGGTGCCCAACCACGTGTTGACGGAGGAGAACTACCGGACCGCCATCGACCCCGCCGCCGCCCCCGAGGACCGTCGCACCGCCTTCGAGGACAGGGCGGTGTGGGACAGGTGGCTGCCGTCCGACCGCATCGCCCAGATGAACGCCATGGTCAAGGACTTCGGCAAGCTCGGCATCGTCGCGCGGCGGGCGAACCCCGCCACCGGTAGCGGCTCCGGTGACGGCTCCGGTGCAGACTCCAACTCCCCCTCCAGTGACGTGGTGAGCCTCCCGGCAACCATGCTGGTGGAGTCCGAAGTGAGCTTCCATCCCGAACACGCTCCGCCCCCGTTGCGGAACCTGGTGTGCCTGCACGTGCCCGAGGCCGCCGATCCCGCGGTGCGGGAGGAAGCGGTGGCCGCCGCGATCGCCGCGGCCGGCCGACCCGACGGGGAGGTGCTGGCGGGGTACTTCGAGAAGGTCGCCCGCTTCCCGGAGACGCCGTGA
- a CDS encoding flavodoxin family protein: MKTLLVCTSVSHGNTRRVARAMAEVLDARVVAPVEVEVSDLPGYDLVGFGSGVFSQRLHRDLLGFARSVPRPRPGPGSRSTASTRRAFVFATSGLPELAFAPFTRPLVRLLEGRGFEVVDTFTCRALDTWMPFRLIGGINKQRPDEDDLVAARAFARRLGKDSATATATAT, translated from the coding sequence ATGAAGACTCTGCTCGTATGCACGTCGGTATCCCACGGCAACACCCGGCGGGTGGCGCGAGCGATGGCCGAAGTGCTCGATGCGCGGGTGGTCGCGCCCGTTGAAGTGGAGGTTTCGGACCTGCCGGGCTACGACCTCGTGGGCTTCGGTTCCGGTGTCTTCTCGCAGCGGCTGCACCGGGACCTGCTCGGGTTCGCCCGGTCCGTGCCACGGCCGAGGCCGGGGCCGGGGTCCAGGTCGACGGCGTCGACACGGAGGGCTTTCGTCTTCGCCACGAGCGGCCTGCCGGAGCTGGCGTTCGCACCGTTCACCCGTCCGCTGGTGCGCCTGCTCGAAGGCAGGGGCTTCGAGGTGGTGGACACCTTCACCTGCCGCGCGCTCGACACGTGGATGCCGTTCCGGCTGATCGGGGGCATCAACAAACAGCGTCCCGACGAGGACGACTTGGTCGCCGCCCGGGCGTTCGCTCGACGACTCGGGAAGGACTCGGCAACCGCAACCGCAACCGCAACCTGA
- a CDS encoding SUKH-4 family immunity protein, whose protein sequence is MDFTVTPEDLVDAYGLHRITYFPHQCTAAVDTRTADFLASVGLPLSDVFTCRTDVEDASGPEVDAITLGRRFDHYGLACPAESRSWWSLGYLFTSLLALDPVSGTVYAFPEGAMGYVALHRDVESLVFALIELRKVENERGNGVAPEERAARFREVVGAFDPTAFTDEESQWNLALEEFEHGIW, encoded by the coding sequence GTGGATTTCACCGTTACGCCAGAGGATCTGGTCGATGCGTACGGCCTGCACCGCATCACCTACTTTCCTCATCAGTGCACCGCAGCTGTCGACACCCGTACCGCCGACTTCCTCGCCTCGGTCGGGCTTCCCCTGTCGGACGTGTTCACCTGCCGTACGGACGTCGAGGACGCCTCCGGTCCGGAGGTCGACGCGATCACCCTCGGTCGCCGATTCGACCACTACGGTCTCGCGTGCCCCGCGGAGAGCCGGTCGTGGTGGAGCCTCGGGTACCTGTTCACGTCCCTGCTCGCCCTGGACCCGGTATCAGGAACGGTGTACGCGTTCCCGGAAGGCGCCATGGGCTACGTCGCGCTGCATCGGGACGTCGAGTCCCTCGTGTTCGCTCTGATCGAGCTGCGCAAGGTGGAAAACGAGCGTGGCAACGGCGTGGCGCCGGAGGAACGTGCCGCCCGCTTCCGGGAGGTCGTCGGGGCGTTCGACCCGACAGCGTTCACCGACGAGGAGTCCCAGTGGAACCTCGCCCTGGAAGAGTTCGAACACGGGATCTGGTGA
- the zwf gene encoding glucose-6-phosphate dehydrogenase, with amino-acid sequence MTQPAQPTQSAQPTQSAHSPESSPADHVIVLFGATGDLARRKLLPGLFHLAKAGLMPRHYRIVGSAPAAVALSDQDFRAHARQAVAEFGRSRPEGPVWQEFESALSFGAADPQAPEPLVAAVRAAEQAVGGTPRRLFHLAVPPVAFTSMVELLGATGLAQDARVIVEKPFGTDLASARALNGAIHAVFDESRVFRIDHFLGKEAVDNILALRFANGLFEPLWNREHISHVQIDVPEQIDIQGRAHFFEGTGTFRDMIVTHLFQLLGFVAMEPPVVLDAQSLRDEQVKVFRSLRPLDPAHVVRGQYTGYRAEPGVDPASDTETFAALRVEIDNWRWAGVPFLLRSGKALAEGRHVVTLGLREPVLGMFPLNARAAVDGRGNEIVIDFADPGSISARFLVKEPGPAMRLAEADMVFGYRSSFTADNSLEGYEHLLLEAMLGDQSFFTRSDGIERLWEVSAPLLDAPPPVQPYAPGTWGPDSIDALVAPHRWHLPDRR; translated from the coding sequence ATGACCCAGCCCGCCCAGCCCACGCAGTCCGCGCAGCCCACGCAGTCCGCGCACTCCCCCGAGTCGAGCCCGGCCGACCACGTCATCGTCCTCTTCGGTGCTACGGGAGACCTGGCCCGGCGCAAGCTGCTGCCCGGCCTGTTCCATCTCGCCAAGGCGGGGCTGATGCCGCGGCACTACCGCATCGTCGGCTCGGCCCCGGCGGCCGTGGCCCTGAGCGACCAGGATTTCCGTGCCCACGCACGGCAGGCCGTGGCGGAGTTCGGACGCTCGCGCCCCGAGGGTCCCGTATGGCAGGAGTTCGAGTCCGCCCTGTCCTTCGGGGCGGCCGACCCGCAGGCCCCGGAGCCGTTGGTGGCGGCGGTGCGCGCGGCCGAGCAGGCCGTCGGCGGCACACCGCGACGCCTCTTCCACCTGGCCGTCCCGCCCGTCGCGTTCACCTCGATGGTCGAACTCCTCGGCGCCACGGGCCTCGCCCAGGACGCCCGCGTCATCGTCGAGAAGCCCTTCGGGACCGACCTCGCGTCCGCCCGCGCGCTCAACGGGGCGATCCACGCCGTGTTCGACGAGTCCCGCGTGTTCCGCATCGACCACTTCCTCGGCAAGGAGGCGGTGGACAACATCCTCGCCCTCCGGTTCGCCAACGGCCTCTTCGAACCCCTCTGGAACCGCGAGCACATCAGCCACGTGCAGATCGACGTGCCCGAACAGATCGACATCCAGGGCCGTGCGCACTTCTTCGAGGGCACCGGAACCTTCCGCGACATGATCGTCACCCATCTCTTCCAGCTGCTCGGGTTCGTCGCGATGGAACCACCGGTCGTACTCGACGCACAGTCGCTCCGGGACGAACAGGTCAAGGTCTTCCGCAGCCTGCGGCCGCTGGATCCCGCGCACGTCGTCCGCGGACAGTACACGGGCTACCGCGCCGAGCCCGGGGTCGATCCGGCCTCTGACACGGAGACCTTCGCCGCCCTGCGCGTCGAGATCGACAACTGGCGCTGGGCCGGTGTCCCCTTCCTCCTGCGCTCGGGCAAGGCACTCGCCGAGGGCCGGCACGTCGTCACCCTCGGGCTGCGCGAGCCCGTCCTCGGCATGTTCCCCCTGAACGCGCGTGCGGCCGTCGACGGCCGGGGCAACGAAATCGTCATCGACTTCGCCGATCCCGGCTCCATCAGCGCCCGGTTCCTCGTCAAGGAGCCCGGCCCCGCCATGCGGTTGGCGGAGGCGGACATGGTCTTCGGCTACCGGAGCTCCTTCACCGCCGACAACTCCCTGGAGGGCTACGAGCACCTCCTCCTGGAGGCCATGCTCGGCGACCAGTCCTTCTTCACCCGCTCCGACGGCATCGAACGCCTGTGGGAGGTCTCCGCCCCGCTGCTGGATGCGCCCCCACCGGTTCAGCCGTACGCCCCCGGAACCTGGGGGCCCGACAGCATCGACGCGCTCGTGGCCCCGCACCGCTGGCACCTTCCCGACCGACGCTGA
- a CDS encoding VOC family protein, with protein MACRISELVIDAADPDRLAAFWSEVLGYVELGREDDGSIEIGPPGAGFGGPQPTLVLSPSSAPRTGKLRLHIDVNPTDRDQDTELERLLALGARPADVGQTGTENWYVLADPEGNEFCLLHRRLPPL; from the coding sequence ATGGCATGCCGCATCAGTGAGCTGGTCATCGACGCCGCCGACCCCGACCGACTCGCCGCCTTCTGGAGCGAGGTCCTCGGCTACGTCGAACTCGGCCGGGAGGACGACGGAAGCATCGAGATCGGGCCGCCCGGCGCCGGCTTCGGCGGCCCGCAGCCCACCCTCGTCCTCAGCCCCAGCAGCGCCCCGCGGACCGGGAAGCTCCGACTGCACATCGACGTCAACCCCACCGACCGCGACCAGGACACCGAGCTCGAGCGGCTCCTCGCCCTCGGCGCCAGGCCCGCCGACGTCGGCCAGACCGGCACCGAGAACTGGTACGTCCTCGCCGACCCGGAGGGCAACGAGTTCTGCCTCCTCCACAGGCGGCTCCCGCCCCTCTGA
- a CDS encoding tryptophan 7-halogenase, whose amino-acid sequence MTARTGPVPLAGRFEAVVAGGGPAGAVAALVLARAGRHVLLVDGGPPGAASAAFTIGETLPPAARPLLHDLGLSAAFASDAHLGCPGTDASWGSAQLHGHSHLFDPHGHGWHLDRARFDAFLREAAVAAGALIRRAVVIGHRSAAGEQHLLVRERDGTVREVCSDWVVDATGRRALIGRRLAVRRRQDRLVAAFTLLGARGADGHPGDLELRTLVEAVPDGWWYTARVPAGRVVAHLTDADLAPARLRTADGFRYAAARTRHVRDRLSGYDPAGSPAPHWTAAHGLRLSPPAGPGWVAAGDAAIAFDPLSSQGILTALHTGGRAGRTVDRCLAGDSGALASYASFLDGIADAYHHHHARSYAEERRWPAHPFWRRRNGRPH is encoded by the coding sequence GTGACCGCTCGGACCGGCCCGGTTCCCCTCGCCGGGCGATTCGAGGCCGTCGTGGCGGGGGGCGGCCCGGCCGGGGCCGTCGCCGCTCTGGTCCTGGCCCGGGCCGGCCGACACGTCCTGCTGGTGGACGGGGGCCCGCCGGGCGCGGCCTCCGCCGCCTTCACGATCGGAGAGACCCTGCCGCCCGCGGCCCGGCCCCTCCTGCACGACCTGGGGCTCTCGGCCGCCTTCGCCTCCGACGCGCACCTGGGCTGCCCGGGTACCGACGCGTCCTGGGGATCGGCGCAGTTGCACGGCCACAGCCACCTGTTCGACCCGCACGGCCACGGCTGGCACCTCGACCGTGCCCGTTTCGATGCCTTCCTGCGCGAGGCCGCGGTGGCCGCGGGCGCGCTGATCCGGCGTGCCGTCGTGATCGGCCACCGCAGCGCGGCCGGGGAGCAGCACCTGCTGGTGCGGGAGCGGGACGGCACCGTACGGGAGGTGTGCTCCGACTGGGTCGTGGACGCGACCGGCCGCCGTGCCCTCATCGGCCGCCGTCTGGCCGTGCGCCGCCGGCAGGATCGTCTCGTGGCCGCGTTCACGCTGCTCGGCGCGCGCGGGGCGGACGGCCACCCCGGGGACCTGGAGCTGCGCACCCTCGTCGAGGCGGTGCCCGACGGCTGGTGGTACACCGCGAGGGTCCCCGCCGGGCGGGTGGTTGCCCACCTCACCGACGCCGACCTCGCCCCTGCCCGGCTGCGCACCGCGGACGGATTCCGGTACGCGGCGGCGCGCACCCGTCACGTACGGGACCGGCTGAGCGGCTACGACCCGGCCGGCTCCCCCGCGCCGCACTGGACGGCCGCCCACGGACTGCGGCTGTCCCCGCCGGCCGGCCCCGGATGGGTCGCCGCCGGGGACGCCGCGATCGCCTTCGACCCCCTGTCCTCCCAGGGCATCCTCACGGCCCTGCACACCGGGGGCCGCGCCGGCCGGACCGTCGACCGGTGCCTGGCCGGCGACTCGGGCGCCCTCGCGTCCTACGCCTCGTTCCTGGACGGCATCGCGGACGCCTACCACCACCATCACGCACGGTCCTACGCCGAGGAGCGACGGTGGCCGGCACACCCGTTCTGGCGCCGCCGGAACGGGCGGCCGCACTGA
- a CDS encoding FAD-dependent oxidoreductase: MHTPVTIIGAGLGGLTLARVLHVRGIPVTIYEAESSPSARAQGGMLDIHDYNGQLALEAAGLMDEFHAIVLEGRQAMRVLDRDGTVLLDKADDGTGGRPEVQRSELRRILLDSLPAGTVRWGRKVSSTRTLGEGRHEVTFADGGTVSTSLLVGADGAWSRVRPLLSTATPEYAGTSFVETYLFDADTRHPAAAKAVGGGMLIAPAPGREIFAHRESGDTLHTYVALAEPQDWFDAIDFTDAAAATARIAREFDGWAPELTALITDGDTAPVLRPHYTLPTGHRWDRVPGVTLLGDAAHLAPPNGEGANLALLDGAELGQAIAAHPDDIETALTAYEEAMFLRSAQPPTFEGVELSEIFSGDNTTHGLIDMITEKGK; the protein is encoded by the coding sequence ATGCACACGCCCGTCACGATCATCGGCGCGGGACTCGGCGGACTCACGCTGGCCCGCGTCCTTCACGTCCGTGGCATCCCGGTCACGATCTACGAGGCGGAGTCCTCCCCGTCGGCGCGCGCGCAGGGCGGGATGCTCGACATCCACGACTACAACGGGCAGCTCGCGCTCGAGGCGGCCGGCCTGATGGACGAGTTCCACGCCATAGTCCTCGAGGGCCGCCAGGCGATGCGGGTCCTCGACCGGGACGGGACCGTCCTGCTCGACAAGGCCGACGACGGCACGGGTGGACGCCCCGAGGTGCAGCGCAGTGAACTGCGCCGGATCCTGCTCGACTCGCTCCCTGCCGGCACCGTCCGGTGGGGGCGCAAGGTCAGCAGTACCCGGACCCTCGGCGAGGGCCGCCACGAGGTGACGTTCGCCGACGGCGGCACCGTCTCCACCAGCCTGCTGGTCGGTGCGGACGGCGCGTGGTCACGGGTCCGGCCGCTGCTCTCCACCGCCACACCCGAGTACGCCGGCACGTCGTTCGTCGAGACGTACCTGTTCGACGCCGACACCCGCCACCCCGCCGCCGCGAAGGCGGTCGGCGGCGGGATGCTGATCGCGCCCGCGCCGGGCAGGGAGATCTTCGCTCACCGGGAAAGCGGCGACACCCTGCACACCTACGTGGCGCTGGCCGAGCCGCAGGACTGGTTCGACGCGATCGATTTCACCGATGCCGCCGCGGCCACCGCGCGGATCGCGCGGGAGTTCGACGGCTGGGCACCGGAACTCACCGCCCTGATCACCGACGGCGACACGGCGCCGGTCCTCCGCCCCCACTACACCCTGCCGACCGGGCACCGGTGGGACCGGGTGCCGGGGGTCACCCTGCTCGGCGACGCCGCCCACCTCGCGCCCCCGAACGGCGAAGGCGCCAACCTGGCCCTCCTCGACGGCGCCGAACTCGGCCAAGCCATTGCCGCGCACCCCGACGACATCGAGACCGCACTCACCGCGTACGAGGAGGCCATGTTCCTCCGCAGCGCGCAGCCCCCCACCTTCGAAGGCGTCGAGCTCTCCGAAATCTTCTCGGGCGACAACACGACCCACGGCCTGATCGACATGATCACCGAGAAGGGCAAGTGA
- a CDS encoding 2'-5' RNA ligase family protein — protein sequence MADDSTSAFQAGQTGLIVRIPEAEPSVRRWRERLDPSARAGVPAHVTVLFPFLDESRTDVLVHSALADVLGRQPAFDLRFERCGRLPEVLYLVPEPDTPLRRLTEAIVERWPEAPPYGGRFAEVVPHLTIAQGQEDILLEEILTDLADGLPFTSHVSSVELMVHDGTKWQERASFALGERRRP from the coding sequence ATGGCAGATGACAGCACCAGTGCGTTTCAGGCGGGCCAGACCGGGCTCATCGTCCGGATCCCGGAGGCGGAGCCTTCCGTCCGCAGGTGGCGTGAACGGCTCGACCCCTCGGCCCGGGCCGGGGTTCCAGCCCACGTCACCGTGCTCTTCCCGTTCCTCGACGAGAGCCGCACGGACGTGCTCGTCCACTCCGCCCTTGCGGACGTGCTGGGCCGGCAACCCGCCTTTGACCTGCGGTTCGAGAGGTGTGGGCGGCTTCCGGAAGTGCTGTACCTCGTCCCCGAGCCGGACACGCCGTTGCGTCGGCTCACGGAGGCGATCGTCGAGCGTTGGCCCGAGGCTCCTCCGTATGGCGGCCGATTCGCCGAGGTCGTGCCGCACCTGACCATCGCTCAAGGCCAGGAAGACATCCTCCTGGAGGAGATCTTGACCGACCTCGCAGACGGGCTCCCGTTCACCTCGCACGTCTCCTCGGTCGAACTCATGGTGCACGACGGGACGAAGTGGCAGGAACGGGCGTCGTTCGCGCTGGGAGAACGACGCCGGCCATGA